ACGGAAATGCAGATGCCGCCATTTTTGTTAAATTAATGGCCCCATTTTTCATTTTCAATTACATCCAGGGGCCATTGCAGGCAGTCCTCCAAGCCTTAAACCTTGCACGCGCCGCTATGATTAACAGTCTAATCGGGGCATTAATTAAAACGGCTCTGATTTTTGTCCTCTCAGCTCGACCCGAAATGGGCATTAAAGGAGCCGCGCTTGCTATTGTCATTGGCATCATGACTGTGACCCTGCTGCATTTAGCAACCGTTATTAAAGTCGTTTCACTGACCATTTATGTAAGAGAATATTTGTATAGTTTTGCAGCAATGGTCATCACCGGAGCTGCAGGCTATTATGCTTACTACAGCTGGCTGAAAAATTTCGGAAGCGTCATTGGCCTTCTAGCGGCAATAGCCATCTGTACAGGAATATATGTAATCCTTTTAATTCAATTCAAGCTTGTTTTAAAGGAAGAACTGAAGCGGGTACCGCTATTTGGCCCCGCCCTGGCAAAGCTTATTCCAAATCCTCGCTGAATCTAGACATTTGACACATCTACGTAAAACACACCGTTGGAATACGTACAAAAAGAGATGTTCTGCAGCTCCTGATAGCCTAACTTGCGGAGTTCCTGTCTAAGCCACAGCTCCGTCTTCCCTATTTTTTCAAGGTGGGCAGGCTGAATCGCTCCATCAATGATGAGCGCCAAATCAATGTTCTGCATAGGCTTTCCTTCCTGCTTTGTGAAAACATTCAGCTTTCCTGATGTTTCTAAAATCGCAAACTCTACATCCCCGAGGTTTCGTACGTTTTTCTCACGAAGCTGAGTCATTAAATCATCAAAATTGTACCGCTGGGACCTCATCGCCCTCTCATCTATCTTCCCTTTGCTGATAATGATTGTAGGCTTGCCATCGATAAGCTGACGGACTTTTTCACTCTTCAAAGACAAAAGAGCCAAACCGTACTGAATCCCTAAAAGCAGCAGCATGGATATGACGGAATGCATAAGGGGATCCTTTGGACTTTCGATCGCCATAACTGCCAGCTCCGCAATCATAATAAAAACCACCAGATCCAAAATACTTAACTCGCCTATTTCCCGCTTCCCCATCATACGGAAAATAATGATAATCAAAAAATACAGCAAAACCGTCCGGGCGATAATAATTAAATAAATCTCCATCCATGCTTCTCCCTTCTTACAATGCTTTCTCTAGTTTGTACAGGCCTTTTTCAATCCATGCGGCAAAGTTTCTTCCAATGAATGATTCTAATCACCCTTTCTTCTGAATACCTTAAGAAAAGACGAGCATAAACAAGCATGCGCCAAAAGGGAGAGATGCTTACTATGGAAACAAAAAAATGGGGAAAAGCTATACTAAGCGGACTTGTTGCTATTTTTGCTGCCGCTCTGGCAATCAGCCTTATCTTCTCACTGCTCCTTAAATTCACAGGCATGACGGAAAGCTCAATACGGTGGATTCTCCTGGCCCTCTCCTTCATCACCCTGTTCATTGGGGGATTTATCGCCGGAGGCAAAGGAAAAGAACGCGGCTGGATACTCGGAGGCATTACGGCACTTTGTTTTACACTCATTATTTTGCTCTTCCAATTCCTTGGATTCGGATCAACGCTAAAACCTATGCAATTTTTATACCACGCAGGATTTTTAGCAATGGCTATGCTGGGCGGAATGATCGGAGTTAATATGTCATCGGATTAATGGAAGTGGGAGACCCGGCGGATGCCGGGTTTTTTGGTGTTTTTATGGTGGGGGGAGAATAGTTGCCTGGCAATCCGGTTTTTAGGGGTCGTGGCCTGGCATTCTGTTTTTCCGGCTCGTTGCCTGGCATTCTTGCCTGGCAGTCCGCTTTATCGGGCCGTTGCCTGGCATTCTTGCCTGGCATCACTCTTTTCGAGGACTTTGCCTGGCATTCTTGCCTGGCATCATGCTTTTCCGGATTGTTGCCTGGCATTCTTGCCTGGCAATCCGCTTTCTTGGTCCATTGCCTGGCATTCTTGCCTGGCAATCCGCTTTCTTGGTCCGTTGCCTGGCATTCTTGCCTGGCAATCCGCTTTCTTGGTCCGTTGCCTGGCATTCTTGCCTGGCAATCCGCTTTCTTGGTTCGTTGCCTGGCACTCTTGCCTGGCAATCCGCTTTCTTGGTCCATTGCCTGCCATTCTTGCCTGGCAATCCGCTTTCTTGGTCCGTTGCCTGGCATTCTTGCCTGGCAATCCGCTTTCTTGGTCCATTGCCTGGCATTCTTGCCTGGCAATCCGCTTTCTTGGTCCGTTGCCTGGCATTCTTGCCTGGCAATCCGTTTTGCCGTTGCCTGGCATTCTTGCCTGGCATCACTCATTTCGAGGACTTTGCCTGGCATTCTTGCCTGGCATTCCGCTTTTTCAGCTCGTTGCCTGGCATTCTTGCCTGGCATTCCGCTTTTTCAGCTCGTTGCCTGGCATTCTTGCCTGGCAATCCGCTTTTTCAGCTCGTTGCCCGGCATTTTTGCCTGGCATCCTGCTTTTCCGGATTGTTGCCTGGCATTCTTGCCTGGCAATCCGCTTTTTGAGCTCGTTGCCTGGCATTCTTGCCTGGAAATCCGCTTTTCCAGCTCGTTGCCTAGAATTTCTTGGTTAACGTAAAACGAACAGTCAAAAAACAATAAAAAAAGAGAAAGCATTAAGCTTCCTCTGTTTTTGCCAGTACGGATTTCTCTTTTACTTCGCGGATTGCTCTGCGTTCGAATGTTAAACGGGAGCCGTCGCCAGCCTTTAGTACAGCTTTTTCTTCATCGATTGATTCAATCGTCGCGTGAAGCCCTCCAATTGTCACAACCTTGTCCCCTTTTTGCAAACTGCTTTGCATTTGGCGGAAGGTCTTTTGCTGTTTTTGCTGCGGACGGATCAAAAGGAAATAAAAAATCGCGAACATTAAAACTAACGATAAAATCGTTGTCATGGAATTACCACCCATTTTCTTTCACCCCTTTCAAAGTTTAGAAGTTGCGAGCGTTCGGTTTGTTGAATCCATATTGTTCAAAGAACTCGTCTCTGAAGTCGCCAAGACGGTCTTCTCGAATCGCTTGTCTAACTTGCTCCATTAATTTTAACAGAAAATGAAGATTATGATAAGACGTAAGTCTGATACCAAAAGTCTCTTCGCACTTTATTAAGTGTCGAATATAGGCACGTGAGTAATTTTTACACGTGTAGCAGTCGCAGTTTTCATCGATTGGACCGAAGTCTTTTGCGTATTTCGCATTTTTTACGACGAGACGGCCTGTGCTTGTCATTAAGGTTCCGTTGCGGGCAATTCGCGTAGGCAGGACACAGTCAAACATGTCGATTCCTCTGATTGCTCCGTCAATGAGTGAATCAGGAGATCCAACTCCCATTAAGTATCGGGGTTTGTTATCAGGCATCCAAGGGGTTGTAAATTCAAGGACCCTGTTCATAACGTCCTTCGGTTCACCTACAGATAATCCTCCGACTGCATATCCAGGGAAGTCCATGGATACAAGGTCTTTTGCACTTTGCTTGCGAAGCTCTTCGTACTCTCCGCCTTGAATGATACCGAATAAGCCTTGATCGTTTGGACGCCCATGCGCATTGAGACATCTTTCAGCCCAGCGGCTGGTCCGTTCGACAGATTTTTTCATGTACTCATACTCAGCAGGATATGGAGGGCATTCATCGAACGCCATCATAATATCTGAGCCAAGGTCATTTTGAATCTGCATCGCTTTCTCCGGGGAAAGGAACAGCTTGTCTCCGTTCAAGTGGTTGCGGAAATGAACACCTTCTTCTTCAATTTTCCGGAATTCACTAAGGGAAAATACTTGAAATCCGCCTGAATCCGTTAAAATTGCTCGATCCCAGTTCATGAATTTGTGCAAACCGCCGGCTTCTTTAACAATTTCATTTCCCGGACGGAGCCACAGGTGATAGGTGTTGCTTAAAATAATATTGGAGCCCATCCCTTTCAGATCCTCGGGAGACATCGTTTTTACAGTTGCAAGTGTGCCAACCGGCATAAATGCTGGTGTATCAAAGGAGCCGTGGGGAGTATGAACTCTTCCCAGCCTCGCACCTGTCTGCTTGCATGTTTTGATAAATTCGTACCGTATCGGTGATGATGAAGCTGTCACCGTCTCTCCTCCTCTATGTGTAGCCTTTTATTCAGTGTAGCCTAAATTTTCTTTTTATAAAATGAGCATTGCGTCTCCGAAACTGAAGAATCGGTATTTTTCACGAACTGCCGTCTCATAAGCGTTCATTACATTCTCTCTGCCGGCTAGTGAGCTGACCAGCATAATAAGAGAGGACTTTGGCAAATGGAAGTTGGTCAGCATGCCGTCAATTCCTTTGAACTCATAACCGGGATAGATAAAGATGCTTGTCCAGCCGCTTTCTTCCTGGAATTTGCCGTCTGCAGCAGAAGCAATCGTTTCTAGGGTGCGGGTTGAAGTGGTCCCAACCGTAATAATCCGTCCCCCGTTTGCTCTTGTCTCATTAAGCAGCCGGGCCGTTCCCTCTGTCATCTGATAGAATTCGGCATGCATTTCGTGCTCTTCTACAGTTTCAGCGCTCACCGGCCGGAAAGTTCCAAGTCCTACATGAAGCGTGATGTACGCAACAGATACCCCTTTTTCCTGAAGTTCAGAAAGAATTTGATCTGTAAAATGCAGGCCTGCTGTAGGTGCAGCAGCGGAGCCGGCTTCTCTTGAATAGACGGTTTGATAGCGTTCCCTATCATCAAGCTGCTCTTTTATATATGGAGGCAGAGGCATTTCTCCAAGCGACTCCAAAACCTCATAAAAGATTCCTTCATAGGAAAAATGCAGCGTTCTGCCGCCGTGCTCTTGTTCTTCTAAACATTTGGCTGTCAGCTTTCCGTCTCCAAATGTAATAATCGTGCCTTCCTTTACACGTTTAGCAGGTTTAATCAGGGTCTCCCATGTATCACCCTCAGATTGCTTCAGCAGAAGCACTTCAATTTTTGCTCCTGTGTCTTCCTTCATTCCGAAAAGTCTTGCCGGCAAAACACGGGTGTCGTTCAGGACGAGGCAGTCTCCGGGCTGAAGATGACGGGTAATATCGGGAAATTGCCCATGGCTGATTTCGCCGGTTTCTTTGTTTAGATGCATCAGCCTGGAAGCATCTCTTTTTTGAAGAGGAACCTGCGCAATGAGTTCTTCGGGAAGGTCAAAATCGAATAATTCTACTTTCATGTTATCACCTGTTTTTCTCTTGTCATTTAAATCGTCCAAAAATAGAAAAAAGAACGGTTAGCAAAATGCTGATGATAATGGAGGTTGCAATCGGGAAAAAAAAGGTTGTATTCCCTTTCTTGAAGACAAGGTCTCCGGGCAGTTTCCCAATTGCCTGCATAAACAGGCCGGCCAAAAACAAAACGGCCCCAATAATCATCAGCAGTTTAGGCATTTCAGTCATGTTCCGGAACCTCCAGATTAAAATGTCTGTAAACCGCATCGGTTACCATTCTTCCCCTGGATGTTCTTTGCAAAAACCCGATCTGCAAAAGATAGGGTTCATAAACGTCTTCAATCGTATGTGATTCTTCTCCAATTGTCGCAGAAATTGTGTCCAGTCCGACTGGACCTCCTCTATACTTTTCAATAATCCCCGTCAGCAGCTTGTGGTCAATATGATCCAGGCCCAATCTATCTACTTGAAGCCTTTCAAGTGCTTCAGATGAAAGCTCCTCTGAAATTGCTTCTTTACCGAGCACCTGTGCAAAATCACGGACTCTGCGTAATAGCCGGTTTGCAATTCTTGGTGTTCCTCTCGATCTTCTTGAGATTTCAGCGGAAGCATGAGGATCAATGCCAATTTGGAGGATATCCGCTGTCCGTTCTACAATCTCTGAGAGCTCTGACTCCCTATAGTACTCAAGCCTGCTCAGGACACCGAACCGGTCTCTTAACGGAGCAGTTAAAAGCCCCACCCTTGTTGTAGCTCCCACTAATGTAAACGGGGGCAGATCGAGCCTGACGGATCTCGCTTCCGGTCCTTTGCCAATGACAATATCCAGGCAGAAATCCTCCATTGCAGGATAAAGAACTTCTTCAATGGAACGGTGCAGACGGTGGATTTCATCAATAAAAAGGACATCTCCAGGCTCTAGCGCAGTTAGAATCGCTGCCAGGTCGCCGGGTCTTTCAATAGCCGGTCCCGAAGTCGTTCTGAGATTTACGCCCATCTCATTTGCAATAATGGCAGCCAAAGTCGTTTTACCGAGACCCGGCGGACCGTATAGGAGGACGTGGTCAAGAGTTTCTCCGCGCATTTTGGCAGCCTGGATAAAGATATCCAGATTTTCTTTTACCTTATCCTGTCCTATGTATTGACTGAGCCTTTGCGGACGCAGACTAAGCTCCAAGTATTGTTCTTCATTTTCGGCACTTCCGGACACAAGCCGGTCATTCATTGTCATCACCTTACTTTAACAGCTTTTGCAGCGCTTTTTTCACCAGCTGATCGGTTGACAGTGCTTCATCTTTCAAAGCTGGAACAACCTTATTAATTTCCCGCTCTCCATACCCGAGAACTTTGAGAGCCTCAATGGTCTCAGCGAGAGCTTTTGAAGCCTCATCTTTTTCTGCAAACACGGTATGATTGAATAAGGAAGGAGCAAATTCGGGGGCAACATCGCCTAACTTGCCTTTTAAATCAAGAATAATCTGTCTTGCCGTTTTCTTTCCCACTCCAGGAAATTTAACAAGGAAGACCTCATCCTCTGCTTCGATTGCCTGCACCACTTGAGACGGATCTCCTGATGCCAGGATCGCAAGCGCTCCCTTAGGGCCAATTCCTGTTACGTTCAGCAGCTTCGTGAAAAGGGCTTTTTCCTCTCTTGTTCTAAATCCGTATAAAGCAAGGATGTCTTCTCTGACATGCTGGTATGTATATATGGTTGTTTCTGTTCCCATTGTATAGACGAACGGATTGGGAGCAAATATCTTATAGCCGATGCCAGTATGGTCAATCACAATATACTCGGGAGATATGTAATCAATCTTCCCGCGGACAAATTCAATCACCTTTTTCACCTCTTTACAACTGTACTTCATTGTATCACAAAAAGGCGCGGCCAAGAACTAGAAACGTTAACATATGTTCTCACAGTGCAAAATGAAAAGCCTGCGAAATGGCAGGCAAATTCGAGTACGCTATTTTTTTGCAGAACGCGTTCCGTATTGTTTAAATGTTTCGATAACGTGCAGATAATCCTTCCTGCTCGCCACTCTGATTCCATTTTCCAGCTCTATATGTCTTTTTGTTTCAAGCTTACCTACATCTATCTGGAAAAATGATTGGATGACTTTTCCTTCCTCGCTCGGTTTGCCATCAAATATAGATAGTATCCCTTTATTATTCAGGCCAAAATATCCGTTAGCTTTCATAAGAGGAGATATATCATTCATATTCTTTCTCAGGACAATTTTCATTCCGCTTTTCTCCACTGGCATCCATCCCGGATAGCGGTCGAGCAAATGGGACAGGGAGCCATACGGTTCCCTTTTTATCTCTACGCTCACTTCTCCATCAAGGTAGGCTCTTTCCAGGTATAAAGTAATGGAATTTACAGCTTTTTCATCCGCTGTGTGCCGTTCCAATGCCTGAACGTTTACTGTACAAAATAAGGTGATCAAGGTGATGAGCGACAATTGAACATATACAAACGGCTTGCGTGTCAGCAACAAGTCCACCTCACTATTTATCAGATTTATACGGGTTCCCAGCATGCAGGAAACTAATGCTAATAAAAAACTTCCATGATTGCCACATTCATAGTGTGACCATTCATGGAAGTTTTAGTCATAAGAAAAAACCAGGGATGGCCCTGGTTTTAGCGATTCGGATTAAGCGTGCGCTGAATGGTTTTGCCGGTATTTTTCATAAAATCTTTAATATCGGCATCAATGGTTTTTCGCGGTTTGTTATTTTTAATATTCGTATCAATTTGCTTAACTCTGTTGAAGGACCCTTCGTCTGTAAAGACATCCACATTTTTGCCGTGTGCCAATTTTTCTGTTTCTTTTAAGATGGCGTTTTTCACATTTTTATTGTTTTTATCGTTTGTATCAACGGCTACAATCACATTATCTTCTGTCACAACTGTTCTGGCCTCATCAACATTTTTCATTTTGGAAATTTTATTTGAAACATTTTCGGCTATTTTCTGATCACTCTCGTTATAATATCCATTTTCTTTACGGGTATTTGACACTCTGGTCGGGCGATCATTGCGATCTCCGTCCATCATTTCAGTGATCGGGCCATCGTTGTCAGCATGATCCTTGTTTTTTCCATCATGTTCGTTTGAGTACATGCCGATTGGCTGTGTGTTGTCATTGTAATCCATTGCATTGTCTTTACCATTGCTGCAAGCTGTAAGCACACCTGCTAGAAGAGCCAGAGATCCGTATTGGATGGTCTTTCTTATCAAGATGACTACCCCCTGTTTTTATACCAATTGAGCGAAATGTGCTCTTGGTTAGGTTGCTCTGAACAGAAAGTTTTAATCTTGACAGTTCCCTCCATTAATCAAAGGCCTTGTATTTTTTAGCGCCTTTAAACTGACTGTTGATTGCAGGCGTTCACTCTAATCAACAGGTGTTACCAATCCACACCATGCTTGAACAGCGCCTGCTTTTTAAATATGTAAAAAAAAAGAGACGATTGGAATCGTCTCGAACCATTAAAATTAATCCTCATCCACATTGTAAAAATCAGGGCGTCCAAACATTTGGCCATATCCTGGCTGCATTCCGTACCCCGGCTGCATTCCATATCCTGGCTGCATTCCGTAGCCCGGCTGCATTCCGTACCCTTGGGAACCGCCGCATCCACAATCCTGCGGTGGCATTTGGCCGTAGGCACCGCCAGTCTGCGGCTGTTTATTCTTGCCTTCTTGCGCACCCATTACGTTCGGCATGTTAGGCGACATAGCACCCATTACGTTCGGCATATTTTCATTCATCGCACCCATCACGTTGGGCATGTTAGGCGACATCGCGCCCATCACATTCGGCATATTTTCATCCATGGCACCCATCACGTTCGGCATATTGTGATCATAAGCACCCATTACCCCCGGGCCAAACCCTGAACCGGGCATTACAGGAGAGGCCGGTGTGCATCCAGGAGGATATGGCGAATATCCTTGCGGAGCCATTTGCGGCATCATTTGAGGCATGCTTTGAGCGCCCATTACATTTGGCATATTGGGAGACATCGCGCCCATCACATTCGGCATGTTTTCATCCATTGCACCCATCACGTTCGGCATATTCGGAGACATGGCCCCCATTACGTTCGGCATATTCGGGGACATCGCACCCATCACATTTGGCATATTCGGGGACATGGCCCCCATCACGTTCGGCATGTTTTCATCCATGGCACCCATCACATTTGGCATGTTTTCATCCATTGCCCCACCGACGCCATAAGGCATTGGAGATGGCACACACCAATACGGCATTGGATGATGGTGATGATGGTGGCCATGATGGCCATATCCGTATGGAGCTCCATACATTGGGGCCTGCATTCCATATCCAGGCTGCGGTCCGCCGTACATTGGCTGCTGCATGGATGGCTGCGTTGCTCCCATTACTCCTGTTGGTGCAGAATAAGGCATATTAGGCATGTTCGGCATTTTCTCCATTTTCTTGGTTGCCTCCTCTTTCTTGGCTGGTGAAACTGCCTTTTGTGCCCCTTGTGCAGCTGTCTTCTCTTTTGGCTTTTCAGCCGGCTTCTTCATTTCCGGCATGACATTTGCCGGCTTTTTCATTTCCGGCATAACATTCGCCGGCTTTTGAGGCAGCTGCGGCTGCTTCGGCGGCATTGACATATTCACCATATAATAATTATTAATATCCATTTCAGGGTAAACAGGCTGAGGTATGTTTGGCATTTTAGGCATAAATGGAGTAATTGGTTTTTCTTTTTTAGGTTCTTCTGCTGCTTGAACTTCTTTTGGTTTTTCCTTTGCAGGCTGCTGAACCGGCTGCTCTTTTATAGGCTTTTGTGTTTCTTTTTTCGAATTGAAATTAATTTGAGTTTCATTCTTTACTGGAACGCTTCCTGTAGGTACCTTAATTTTCATTCCAGGCATTATGGAATCGGGATTGCTTAGTTGAGAGTTCATTTTTTTCAGTTCTTCGAAATCTGCTCCATATTTTTTAGCGATGTTCCACAATGTATCCCCTTTTTGAACGATATGGATTTTCAAAAGTTCCCCCTCCTATGCATTAACTGTATAGTAAAAGCATACAGGCTAATTGCCGTTATTCTTCACCACAAGTTATGCGGAAAAAGGAGCGAATATGCCTTCTTTGAAAAATGCCCAGCCGTAAGTCCTTGTTTTCCCCACTGAAACTTCCCTATTATAAAACGCAAAAACCGTGATAAATGTGCCACTTTTTTTGAATAAATTCCACATTTGTCCGTGGCACAAAAAAAAGCGCAAGGGATGAAGTTCTGCTAAGTGCGCGACGTCCTGTCGCAACGCAGAGCTGACCCGCATCCTGCGGGCTCCCGACAAGCATAAGATAATCAGCCGGAGGAACGCGATCTTACTTCCGTAGGGTGAGTGGCTTATGACCTCGAGGGGCTAGGCGCTGGAGCTGGACAAATCACCTTATACAAAAAAAGATCATGAGGTAGAAATTTAAAAAGCCCATGCGGCGCATGGGCTTTTGTGGCAATCAAATTATATAGAGAGCATTCTGTTCAGGGCAAGCACTGCCTGTTTTGCTTCCTCTTTCTCAACGATGATTCTGTTTACTCCTTTACCTTCTGCAATAGCTTCCAAGGACCACAACAAATGCGGCAGGTCAATTCTGTTCATCGTTAAACACGGGCACATATAAGGATTCAGTGAAACAATTTCCTTATCCGGATTGGAAGAGATCAGTCTGTTAACGAGGTTCATTTCCGTGCCGACCGCCCATTTCGTGCCAGGCTCTGCCGCCGAAATCTGTTCAATGATGTATTTAGTGGATCCGGCCAGATCAGCTAGCTGAACGACTTCGTGTGTACATTCAGGGTGAACAATAATTTTCATATCGGGTTTTGTCTTCCTGATATGAGCAATATTTTTTTCTGTAAACTTCTCATGAACAGAGCAATGCCCTTTCCAAAGAAGGATTGTTGCCTGCTCGGCAGGACCCTCCAATGTTTCTGAAATCGGGTTCCAAACTGCCATATGGTCCAAGGGAATTCCAAGATCAAAGGCTGTGTTTCTTCCTAAATGCTGATCGGGCAAAAAAAGGATGCGTTTTTTTTGCTGTAATGCCCATTTCACAATTTCTTTCGCATTGGAGGAAGTCACGGATGCTCCCCCATTCCTTCCTACAAAGGCTTTAATGGCTGCTGTGGAGTTGACGTAAGTAAGCGGAATGATGGTATCTCCATAGAGAGCCGTCAATCTTTCCCATGCACGCTCGGTCTGCTTGATATTTGCCATATCAGCCATGGAGCAGCCTGCTCTCATATCAGGCAAATACACATATTGATGATCACCAGTCAGCATGTCTGCCGTCTCGGCCATAAAATGAACACCGCAAAAAACGATGTGCTCTGCTTCCTTGTTGTCTGCGGCCGCCTGGGCAAGCTGAAGGGAATCACCGGTGCAATCTGCGAATTGGATGACTTCATCCTTTTGATAATGATGACCCGGAATAAATAGCCTGCTCCCGAATTCTTTTTTAATCTCCCTAATTCTTTTCTCAATTTCCTCCGTTGACCATGTTCTGTACTTTTCAGGAATCAGCGAAACGGCTTCTTCGTTTAGCACATCCATAAGACTCATTTTTCTTCCCCCTGCTTCAT
The Metabacillus sp. FJAT-52054 genome window above contains:
- the ruvA gene encoding Holliday junction branch migration protein RuvA, coding for MIEFVRGKIDYISPEYIVIDHTGIGYKIFAPNPFVYTMGTETTIYTYQHVREDILALYGFRTREEKALFTKLLNVTGIGPKGALAILASGDPSQVVQAIEAEDEVFLVKFPGVGKKTARQIILDLKGKLGDVAPEFAPSLFNHTVFAEKDEASKALAETIEALKVLGYGEREINKVVPALKDEALSTDQLVKKALQKLLK
- a CDS encoding DUF2905 domain-containing protein, coding for MTEMPKLLMIIGAVLFLAGLFMQAIGKLPGDLVFKKGNTTFFFPIATSIIISILLTVLFSIFGRFK
- the yajC gene encoding preprotein translocase subunit YajC, with translation MTTILSLVLMFAIFYFLLIRPQQKQQKTFRQMQSSLQKGDKVVTIGGLHATIESIDEEKAVLKAGDGSRLTFERRAIREVKEKSVLAKTEEA
- a CDS encoding BofC C-terminal domain-containing protein, which codes for MLTRKPFVYVQLSLITLITLFCTVNVQALERHTADEKAVNSITLYLERAYLDGEVSVEIKREPYGSLSHLLDRYPGWMPVEKSGMKIVLRKNMNDISPLMKANGYFGLNNKGILSIFDGKPSEEGKVIQSFFQIDVGKLETKRHIELENGIRVASRKDYLHVIETFKQYGTRSAKK
- the nadA gene encoding quinolinate synthase NadA translates to MSLMDVLNEEAVSLIPEKYRTWSTEEIEKRIREIKKEFGSRLFIPGHHYQKDEVIQFADCTGDSLQLAQAAADNKEAEHIVFCGVHFMAETADMLTGDHQYVYLPDMRAGCSMADMANIKQTERAWERLTALYGDTIIPLTYVNSTAAIKAFVGRNGGASVTSSNAKEIVKWALQQKKRILFLPDQHLGRNTAFDLGIPLDHMAVWNPISETLEGPAEQATILLWKGHCSVHEKFTEKNIAHIRKTKPDMKIIVHPECTHEVVQLADLAGSTKYIIEQISAAEPGTKWAVGTEMNLVNRLISSNPDKEIVSLNPYMCPCLTMNRIDLPHLLWSLEAIAEGKGVNRIIVEKEEAKQAVLALNRMLSI
- a CDS encoding YhcN/YlaJ family sporulation lipoprotein — translated: MIRKTIQYGSLALLAGVLTACSNGKDNAMDYNDNTQPIGMYSNEHDGKNKDHADNDGPITEMMDGDRNDRPTRVSNTRKENGYYNESDQKIAENVSNKISKMKNVDEARTVVTEDNVIVAVDTNDKNNKNVKNAILKETEKLAHGKNVDVFTDEGSFNRVKQIDTNIKNNKPRKTIDADIKDFMKNTGKTIQRTLNPNR
- a CDS encoding TIGR04086 family membrane protein, coding for METKKWGKAILSGLVAIFAAALAISLIFSLLLKFTGMTESSIRWILLALSFITLFIGGFIAGGKGKERGWILGGITALCFTLIILLFQFLGFGSTLKPMQFLYHAGFLAMAMLGGMIGVNMSSD
- the ruvB gene encoding Holliday junction branch migration DNA helicase RuvB, whose translation is MNDRLVSGSAENEEQYLELSLRPQRLSQYIGQDKVKENLDIFIQAAKMRGETLDHVLLYGPPGLGKTTLAAIIANEMGVNLRTTSGPAIERPGDLAAILTALEPGDVLFIDEIHRLHRSIEEVLYPAMEDFCLDIVIGKGPEARSVRLDLPPFTLVGATTRVGLLTAPLRDRFGVLSRLEYYRESELSEIVERTADILQIGIDPHASAEISRRSRGTPRIANRLLRRVRDFAQVLGKEAISEELSSEALERLQVDRLGLDHIDHKLLTGIIEKYRGGPVGLDTISATIGEESHTIEDVYEPYLLQIGFLQRTSRGRMVTDAVYRHFNLEVPEHD
- a CDS encoding DUF421 domain-containing protein, with product MEIYLIIIARTVLLYFLIIIIFRMMGKREIGELSILDLVVFIMIAELAVMAIESPKDPLMHSVISMLLLLGIQYGLALLSLKSEKVRQLIDGKPTIIISKGKIDERAMRSQRYNFDDLMTQLREKNVRNLGDVEFAILETSGKLNVFTKQEGKPMQNIDLALIIDGAIQPAHLEKIGKTELWLRQELRKLGYQELQNISFCTYSNGVFYVDVSNV
- the queA gene encoding tRNA preQ1(34) S-adenosylmethionine ribosyltransferase-isomerase QueA, translating into MKVELFDFDLPEELIAQVPLQKRDASRLMHLNKETGEISHGQFPDITRHLQPGDCLVLNDTRVLPARLFGMKEDTGAKIEVLLLKQSEGDTWETLIKPAKRVKEGTIITFGDGKLTAKCLEEQEHGGRTLHFSYEGIFYEVLESLGEMPLPPYIKEQLDDRERYQTVYSREAGSAAAPTAGLHFTDQILSELQEKGVSVAYITLHVGLGTFRPVSAETVEEHEMHAEFYQMTEGTARLLNETRANGGRIITVGTTSTRTLETIASAADGKFQEESGWTSIFIYPGYEFKGIDGMLTNFHLPKSSLIMLVSSLAGRENVMNAYETAVREKYRFFSFGDAMLIL
- the safA gene encoding SafA/ExsA family spore coat assembly protein, whose translation is MKIHIVQKGDTLWNIAKKYGADFEELKKMNSQLSNPDSIMPGMKIKVPTGSVPVKNETQINFNSKKETQKPIKEQPVQQPAKEKPKEVQAAEEPKKEKPITPFMPKMPNIPQPVYPEMDINNYYMVNMSMPPKQPQLPQKPANVMPEMKKPANVMPEMKKPAEKPKEKTAAQGAQKAVSPAKKEEATKKMEKMPNMPNMPYSAPTGVMGATQPSMQQPMYGGPQPGYGMQAPMYGAPYGYGHHGHHHHHHPMPYWCVPSPMPYGVGGAMDENMPNVMGAMDENMPNVMGAMSPNMPNVMGAMSPNMPNVMGAMSPNMPNVMGAMDENMPNVMGAMSPNMPNVMGAQSMPQMMPQMAPQGYSPYPPGCTPASPVMPGSGFGPGVMGAYDHNMPNVMGAMDENMPNVMGAMSPNMPNVMGAMNENMPNVMGAMSPNMPNVMGAQEGKNKQPQTGGAYGQMPPQDCGCGGSQGYGMQPGYGMQPGYGMQPGYGMQPGYGQMFGRPDFYNVDED
- the tgt gene encoding tRNA guanosine(34) transglycosylase Tgt, whose protein sequence is MTASSSPIRYEFIKTCKQTGARLGRVHTPHGSFDTPAFMPVGTLATVKTMSPEDLKGMGSNIILSNTYHLWLRPGNEIVKEAGGLHKFMNWDRAILTDSGGFQVFSLSEFRKIEEEGVHFRNHLNGDKLFLSPEKAMQIQNDLGSDIMMAFDECPPYPAEYEYMKKSVERTSRWAERCLNAHGRPNDQGLFGIIQGGEYEELRKQSAKDLVSMDFPGYAVGGLSVGEPKDVMNRVLEFTTPWMPDNKPRYLMGVGSPDSLIDGAIRGIDMFDCVLPTRIARNGTLMTSTGRLVVKNAKYAKDFGPIDENCDCYTCKNYSRAYIRHLIKCEETFGIRLTSYHNLHFLLKLMEQVRQAIREDRLGDFRDEFFEQYGFNKPNARNF